One Salvia splendens isolate huo1 chromosome 22, SspV2, whole genome shotgun sequence DNA segment encodes these proteins:
- the LOC121787076 gene encoding MADS-box protein SVP-like gives MAREKIQIRKIDNATARQVTFSKRRRGLFKKAEELSVLCDADVALLIFSSSGKLFEYASSSMKEILERHKLHGKNLDKLEQPSLELQLVEDSIHSKLSQEIAERSNLLKQMRGEELQGLSIEELQYLEKSLEVGLSRVMEKKGEKIMNEITLLQEKGKQLMEENQRLRQQVANISSEGGGNTVAAESENIVYDEGQSSESINASNSLGPPQDYDSSDTSLKLGLPYSG, from the exons ATGGCGAGGGAGAAAATTCAGATTAGGAAAATAGACAACGCCACCGCGCGGCAAGTCACCTTCTCCAAGAGAAGAAGAGGTCTGTTTAAGAAAGCTGAAGAGCTCTCAGTCCTCTGCGATGCTGACGTTGCCCTCCTTATCTTCTCCTCCTCTGGCAAACTCTTCGAGTATGCTAGCTCCAG TATGAAGGAAATACTCGAACGACATAAATTGCACGGGAAGAACCTCGACAAGTTGGAGCAACCATCACTTGAGCTGCAG CTGGTTGAGGATAGCATCCACTCCAAATTAAGCCAAGAAATAGCTGAGAGAAGCAATCTGTTGAAGCAAATGAGAGGGGAGGAGCTTCAAGGATTAAGCATCGAGGAGCTCCAGTATCTCGAGAAGTCCCTTGAGGTCGGATTGAGCCGCGTTATGGAGAAAAAGGGAGAGAAAATCATGAATGAGATCACTCTGCTTCAAGAGAAG GGGAAGCAGCTGATGGAGGAGAACCAACGGCTAAGACAACAGGTGGCTAATATATCATCAGAAGGTGGAGGAAACACCGTGGCAGCTGAATCGGAAAACATAGTCTACGACGAAGGCCAGTCCTCAGAGTCTATCAATGCCAGTAACTCACTTGGTCCTCCTCAAGACTACGACAGCTCCGATACATCTCTCAAGCTCGG GCTTCCCTACTCTGGCTAA
- the LOC121788070 gene encoding O-fucosyltransferase 31-like isoform X2: MRLPSLSQSDSHRGGAMAAALVLLLPLLLPSIFTPLSHAFPSLLSEWNAPKPRHSRLLKSALQRQSSDRQLADLWMPLPQQPLKRCARSDSTSTLPEKSQGYIQVFLDGGLNQQRMGICDAVAVAKILNATLIIPYLEVNPVWKDSSTFTDIYDVDHFINVLKDDVSIVRELLDEYFWSTREYYATAIRATRIKTAPVHASANWYLENVSPVLESYGIAAIAPFSHRLAFDNMPEEIQRLRCKVNFQALVFVPHIRSLGDALVSHLRNSPSSSGADGTNYQQKVTDAKGWQGTGKFVVLHLRFDKDMAAHSACDFGGGKAEKLALAKYRQVIWQGRVLNSQFTDEELRSRGRCPLTPEEIGLLLAALGFDNSTRLYLASHKVYGGEARISTLRSLFPLMEDKKSLASSEERAQIKGKASLLAAVDYYVSMHSDIFISASPGNMHNAIVGHRTYENKKTIRPNMALLGQLFLNKSLSWPEFEEAVVLGHNNRQGQLRLRKPTQSIYTYPAPDCMCNA; the protein is encoded by the exons ATGAGGCtgccctctctctctcaaagcGATAGCCATAGAGGAGGAGCTATGGCTGCTGCTCTTGTCCTGCTCCTGCCCCTTCTTCTTCCGAGCATATTCACCCCTTTGAGCCACGCCTTTCCCTCCCTTCTCTCG GAGTGGAATGCTCCTAAACCTAGACACTCTCGCTTGCTTAAGAGTGCTTTGCAGCGCCAAAGT TCTGATAGACAACTGGCTGACCTATGGATGCCGCTTCCTCAACAACCACTGAAACGTTGCGCCCGATCAGATAGTACCTCCA CATTGCCAGAGAAATCTCAGGGATATATTCAGGTATTCCTTGATGGAGGACTAAATCAGCAAAGAATGGGA ATTTGTGATGCAGTTGCTGTAGCCAAAATTTTGAATGCAACTCTCATAATTCCATATCTTGAAGTAAATCCTGTCTGGAAAGATTCAAG CACATTCACGGACATATATGATGTGGATCACTTCATTAACGTGCTGAAAGATGACGTATCTATTGTTAGAGAGTTACTCGATGAATATTTTTGGAGCACGCGGGAGTATTATGCTACAGCAATTCGAGCTACCAGGATTAAAACAGCACCTGTTCATGCTTCAGCAAACTGGTATCTGGAGAATGTTTCACCTGTTTTGGAGAG TTATGGAATCGCTGCAATTGCACCATTTTCTCACCGTCTGGCCTTCGACAATATGCCTGAGGAGATCCAACGACTACGATGCAAAGTCAACTTTCAGGCTTTGGTTTTTGTTCCCCATATCAGATCTCTTGGGGATGCTCTTGTGAGTCACCTCAGGAATTCTCCTAGTTCAAGTGGTGCAGATGGCACCAACTACCAACAGAAAGTCACCGATGCTAAAGGCTGGCAAGGGACTGGGAAGTTTGTCGTTCTCCATCTTCGCTTTGACAAG GACATGGCCGCCCACTCGGCATGTGACTTTGGTGGAGGCAAGGCTGAGAAGTTGGCTCTGGCCAAGTACCGACAGGTTATTTGGCAGGGAAGGGTGTTAAATTCCCAATTCACTGACGAGGAGTTAAGGAGTCGAGGGCGGTGCCCATTGACTCCGGAAGAGATTGGATTGCTGCTGGCAGCTTTAGGATTCGACAACAGTACTCGCTTGTATCTAGCATCCCATAAG GTATATGGAGGGGAAGCTAGGATCTCAACATTACGGAGTTTGTTTCCACTTATGGAGGACAAAAAGAGCCTGGCATCATCAGAAGAAAGAGCTCAGATTAAAGGAAAGGCTTCATTATTAGCAGCAGTTGATTACTATGTCAGCATGCACAGTGATATCTTTATTTCTGCTTCGCCAGGAAATATGCATAATGCTATT GTGGGGCATCGAACATATGAAAACAAGAAGACCATAAGGCCAAACATGGCGTTGCTAGGGCAGCTTTTCTTGAACAAGAGCCTGAGTTGGCCGGAGTTTGAAGAAGCCGTTGTTTTAGGGCACAATAACAGGCAAGGACAGCTGAGATTACGCAAACCTACACAGTCCATATACACTTACCCCGCTCCTGATTGCATGTGCAACGCTTGA
- the LOC121788070 gene encoding O-fucosyltransferase 31-like isoform X1, producing the protein MRLPSLSQSDSHRGGAMAAALVLLLPLLLPSIFTPLSHAFPSLLSEWNAPKPRHSRLLKSALQRQSSDRQLADLWMPLPQQPLKRCARSDSTSTALPEKSQGYIQVFLDGGLNQQRMGICDAVAVAKILNATLIIPYLEVNPVWKDSSTFTDIYDVDHFINVLKDDVSIVRELLDEYFWSTREYYATAIRATRIKTAPVHASANWYLENVSPVLESYGIAAIAPFSHRLAFDNMPEEIQRLRCKVNFQALVFVPHIRSLGDALVSHLRNSPSSSGADGTNYQQKVTDAKGWQGTGKFVVLHLRFDKDMAAHSACDFGGGKAEKLALAKYRQVIWQGRVLNSQFTDEELRSRGRCPLTPEEIGLLLAALGFDNSTRLYLASHKVYGGEARISTLRSLFPLMEDKKSLASSEERAQIKGKASLLAAVDYYVSMHSDIFISASPGNMHNAIVGHRTYENKKTIRPNMALLGQLFLNKSLSWPEFEEAVVLGHNNRQGQLRLRKPTQSIYTYPAPDCMCNA; encoded by the exons ATGAGGCtgccctctctctctcaaagcGATAGCCATAGAGGAGGAGCTATGGCTGCTGCTCTTGTCCTGCTCCTGCCCCTTCTTCTTCCGAGCATATTCACCCCTTTGAGCCACGCCTTTCCCTCCCTTCTCTCG GAGTGGAATGCTCCTAAACCTAGACACTCTCGCTTGCTTAAGAGTGCTTTGCAGCGCCAAAGT TCTGATAGACAACTGGCTGACCTATGGATGCCGCTTCCTCAACAACCACTGAAACGTTGCGCCCGATCAGATAGTACCTCCA CAGCATTGCCAGAGAAATCTCAGGGATATATTCAGGTATTCCTTGATGGAGGACTAAATCAGCAAAGAATGGGA ATTTGTGATGCAGTTGCTGTAGCCAAAATTTTGAATGCAACTCTCATAATTCCATATCTTGAAGTAAATCCTGTCTGGAAAGATTCAAG CACATTCACGGACATATATGATGTGGATCACTTCATTAACGTGCTGAAAGATGACGTATCTATTGTTAGAGAGTTACTCGATGAATATTTTTGGAGCACGCGGGAGTATTATGCTACAGCAATTCGAGCTACCAGGATTAAAACAGCACCTGTTCATGCTTCAGCAAACTGGTATCTGGAGAATGTTTCACCTGTTTTGGAGAG TTATGGAATCGCTGCAATTGCACCATTTTCTCACCGTCTGGCCTTCGACAATATGCCTGAGGAGATCCAACGACTACGATGCAAAGTCAACTTTCAGGCTTTGGTTTTTGTTCCCCATATCAGATCTCTTGGGGATGCTCTTGTGAGTCACCTCAGGAATTCTCCTAGTTCAAGTGGTGCAGATGGCACCAACTACCAACAGAAAGTCACCGATGCTAAAGGCTGGCAAGGGACTGGGAAGTTTGTCGTTCTCCATCTTCGCTTTGACAAG GACATGGCCGCCCACTCGGCATGTGACTTTGGTGGAGGCAAGGCTGAGAAGTTGGCTCTGGCCAAGTACCGACAGGTTATTTGGCAGGGAAGGGTGTTAAATTCCCAATTCACTGACGAGGAGTTAAGGAGTCGAGGGCGGTGCCCATTGACTCCGGAAGAGATTGGATTGCTGCTGGCAGCTTTAGGATTCGACAACAGTACTCGCTTGTATCTAGCATCCCATAAG GTATATGGAGGGGAAGCTAGGATCTCAACATTACGGAGTTTGTTTCCACTTATGGAGGACAAAAAGAGCCTGGCATCATCAGAAGAAAGAGCTCAGATTAAAGGAAAGGCTTCATTATTAGCAGCAGTTGATTACTATGTCAGCATGCACAGTGATATCTTTATTTCTGCTTCGCCAGGAAATATGCATAATGCTATT GTGGGGCATCGAACATATGAAAACAAGAAGACCATAAGGCCAAACATGGCGTTGCTAGGGCAGCTTTTCTTGAACAAGAGCCTGAGTTGGCCGGAGTTTGAAGAAGCCGTTGTTTTAGGGCACAATAACAGGCAAGGACAGCTGAGATTACGCAAACCTACACAGTCCATATACACTTACCCCGCTCCTGATTGCATGTGCAACGCTTGA